CAATACCAGGTAAAGGAGAGATACCTGAAGAAAAAGAAGAATTAGAAGAGTCGTTTCATATTGCAGACCTTTCTTTACCTACTGGTGTTGTCATTGATTATGTTAAAGTCTTTGTCCGGGCTAAAAGGGTCTGTCGTGTAGGTCCTGAATGGCCTCCAACTTATAATTGTACTGCTTTTACGGCGAAAATGTGGGCAGAGGTTAAGTATTATCCCGGCGCGACCTATAAAGCTGACGAGGATACGCCCGTGACCAATCAAGTAAAAAATAAAAATGTCCGTTTAAGATTTTCTTTGAAGAATACCGGCTCAGCTCCAGCGGTTAATTATCAATATCGCCTCCAAGTGGCTCCAAAAGGTACGGCTAGTAGTTGCCTAGAAGTGCCGCCTGAAAATTATACGGATGTGCCAACAGCTGGGAACTGTGGTTCAGCTGTTGCTTGTATGGCTGATTCTTCATATCTTGATGATGGCCAAGCAACAACCTGGCAACTGAGTGGGCCGGGTGAAGATTGGACTTGGGCAGACGGTAAAATAGTTGAAAGGCCTTCTAATCAGACATCTCAATTTACTTTAGAAACGAAATCTTTTACGGAATTTGAATATAATTTTCAATTCACTAATAATGCTATTGGCGGCGCTACCTACTGTTTTCGGTTATCAAATGCTGGTGAAGGTTTGGATAATTATAATCAAATCGCGGCTATTACCTTATTACAAACACTACCATCTTTCCGTCTTAGAGTCTCCACACCCTTAAATTATAAACAGCCCTATAATCATTCTGAGCCGGCTAAAAATTTTAATGACTCCGCTTCTAATGTGCTTTATTGGAACGGCTCGTCTTGGCTGGTTCAAAACCAACAACCGATTTATCTTATTGGTTTTAGCGATGGTAGTTTTGAGGGAAATCCGTATGATGAAGAGAATCAAACCGATAACCAGATTAATAGTTCTTCAATAAAAATTGGTCAACAATTTACCGTGCCAGCTGGAGCAGCAACTCAAAAAGTCATTCAGACTAGCTTTTATCTTAAAAAGACAGGCAACCCACCAGATCTTCTTCTTACTTTAGAAAAAGTTGGTGGTAGTTCGGTTACAAAAACTATTTCTGCCAATACCGTCTCTAATCAATATGCTTGGGTCGAAGCACCAGCTTTTGATGAAGCCTTTAATTTAGAAGCCAATGCCACTTACCGCCTTTATCTTTCTTGTGCTGGCTGTAGTGCAAACAATTATTATCAAGTCAAAAGATTAAAAACAATGAGTGGAATCAATAGTCTGACTTATGATGGTGGCATTGATTCAGGATTAATTTATACTACCACAGGTACCTTTGGCAACCCTATAAATAACGAAGATACTCTTTTCCGTCTTAAAGAATTTGCTGGCTTTCCAACTACTGGCAATTATATTTCTGCCCAAACATCTACCGGTAGCACAGCTACTACTTATTCTCATCTTGATTGGAAACAAGAAATTCCGAGCGGTGAAGTTTGTCCCACCGATCCAGTTCGTTTTCAAATTGGCACCGCTAACTTAGTCAGTGGTAGTTGTCCAGCCAGTCCGAATGCCTATTCCTATTATGGCCCAAATGGTATCGGTGGTCCAATGTGGTGGTATGAAGAAAACGGTGTTCGTTGGAAAAAACGGCGTTCGATTACTATCAATAATCCCAGTGGTCAGGAATTAAAAAATTATCAAATTCTGTTGACTATAAATACCGCCGAATTAATCTCGGCTGGCGAATTACAAAGTGATTGCGATGATCTTCGATTTACCAGTTTATCTGGTGCCAGTCTAAATTATTGGCTCGAATCTGGTTGTAATACCTCTCAAACAAAAATCTGGGTGAAAATTCCTTATCTTCCTGCTACTCCCACCTCTAACACTACTAAAATTTATCTTTATTACGGCAACGCCAATGCCTCCTCTGCCAGCAACGGCGATGCGACGTTTATTTTCTTTGATGATTTCAACGGCACGAGTTTGGATACGAGCAAATGGACAGAGCAAAAAGGTGGGACAACGAGTTTAAGTGTTAATAATGGTCAGATTACTTTTCATCATCCAGCCGTCCAGGGTAATTATATTTGGATCTATTCTAATAATAAATTTTCTTACCCAGTTTGGCAGGAGGTGAGATGGATTTCTTTTGACATCAGCGATGCCACGCCTCGATTTGGACAATCAACGACTACCAATTTAAGGACGAATGGTAATTATTATAATAATTATTCTGCTGATGTGGGTTTCAACTCGGCATATAGAATTGTCGGCGACAATTCAAATAGTGGTTGGACTGTTTCTTCTACTTCAGTGAGTGGCCAGCGGCCTGAGATTTGGAGTTTTGCCTGGCCAGCCACTGGTTCGCAAATTTTTAGAAAAAATTACTCTTTACTATTGACCGGCAGTGATAATATAAACACTATCGCCGATTATTATCTTTATTTAGGCATAGCAGAGCGGACGGCAAATCAGACAGCTGTTGCTGATTGGGTACGTGTCCGTAAGTACGTCTCAGTAGAGCCAACACAGGGAGGATGGGGTGAAGTAGAAACATATAGTCCAGAAGATTATTACGCCGGCGACCTAAATACCTACTGCCAAAATGTGACCGGTGGTCAATTCTGTTCCCGCGAAATTTGTCCGGATCGACTGGCTGGCTTTCAATATCGCAAAAAAATTAACTTAACCGGTGCTCAAGGCGCTGGTAATGGCTATCAAGTGAAATTAAAAATTGGCAAAACTTCAGCTGCCATCGGTGAAGATTTTGACCTCAATGGTAATGTTCAAGATTCTTTCAATGATATTAGGTTTACTGATGACGATGGTGTGACTTTATTGAATTACTGGATAGAATCAGTGGCTGATAGTGGCGGAACGAAATTAGCGACAGTTTGGGTAAAAGTGAATGATAATTTAGATAATAATCAGTCGATTTATATCTATTATGGCAATGCCAATACCTCTTCAGCCAGCAATGGTGAAGGTACTTTCGTTCATTTTCAAGATTGGAATAATTCAAATGGCTGGACTTTAAGCAAATCTTCAGTTTCTAATAGTGAACTTTTTCTTGACCCCGATGGTTTTCAGCCAGCAGCTTCAGCAAGGCGAACCGAGTTGTTGGGGGCAGGCTATGCTTTGCGAAGTCGACTTGACTGGGCTGATGAAGGCGGGCCATGGAAAGAACAAGGGTTTGGTTGGGGTGATTTTGATCACTCATACGAATACGGCAATCATCAGGTTCGAAATGGTATTTGGGTAAGATGTTTCTATGGGTCACCTTATCCAACTCAGTTTATTACTAAAAAAGACGGCATTGAAACATACACTCAGGTGACTTCTTTTCGGACAGGAGGATACAACACAGTCGAACTTCGTTGGCCATCTAATACACGAGCAGAGTTTTCTTTAAATGATGATGCGCCGGTTGTTCATACTACTAATATTCCTACTGGTAGTTATTATCAACATCATTGGTATCAGTATTTCGGTACCGCTATTCAAAAAGTAGATTGGACTTTAATTCGTAAATATGTTTATCCGGAGCCAGCTATTCAATCAATCGATGCCCAGGAAATAGTCTATCCTCATCAGAACCAGCCCTGCCTACGCTACCGATTTTTACTTCTCAACTGTCAAAACAACTCACCAAAAGTTAAGGAAGTCAAAGTCAATTATACACCATAAAATAAAATTTTTAATTTCTAATTTTGAATTTTGAATAAATTTTTAATGGTCTAATTTTGAAAGATGAAGAAATATGATTTAGAAGAGAGAACGGCAAATTTCGGTGAAAAGGTAATTAAATTCTGTAAAAATTTAAAACAAGATGCTATTTCTAAACCGATTATCAGTCAATTAATTCGCTCAAGCACGAGTATCGGTGCCAATTATATGGAAGCTAACGCTGCCAGTTCAAAGAGAGATTTCAAAAATAAAATTTTTATCTGTAAAAAAGAAACTCAAGAAACAAAACACTGGTTACGGATGTTGGCTCAATATTTCTCAGAGAGAAGCAGTGAAATCAAAAACTTTGGCAAGAGGCACAAGAGTTGACTTTAATTTTCGGCAAAATTATTGGCTCACTCAATAAAAAATGATTTTTAAAATTCAAAAATTCAAAATTGATTCAAAATTAAAAATTCAGAATTCAGAATTGACAAATAAAGGTTTTACTCTCATTGAAATTCTCTTATACTTGGCCATTGTTTCGGTAGTGCTGGTTGTCGGCACTATTTTTATTTGGCAGGTCATTGAGGGTGGCGAGCGGGCGAATCAATTAGAAGAACTGCGCGAAGCCAGCCGTTTTGTTTTAGAAAAAATCAGTCAAGAGGTAAAAAAAGCTAGAAATGTTTTAGATCCACCGAGTTGTCAGAAATTTACCAATCAAACAGATTGTCAAAGTTATTGGGCTTGTCTCTGGCAGAATAACAAATGTTTTGTTACTTGCACTAGATACAACAATCAGCCTGATTGCGAAAATCATAATTGTATCTGGAGTAACGGTGTCTGCAGTGGCAGTGAGCCAAAAAATCTCTGCCCAGTCGATCCGGAAAACAATAAAGAAACTTGTTTAACGATTGCCAAACCTGATGGAACTATGGTTAAATTTTATCGCCAAACTTATACAAATGTGAAAAGGATTGTTCAAAAAACAGGAAACAACGAGCCAGTAGGTTTGACCTCTGGCTTAGTTGACATTACTTCGTTGAAAATTGCTAATCTTTCACCCGACAAAGGATCAGGCATCATTAGAATCGAAATGACCTTAAAACACAAAAATAATCCACGTCTAACCTTTACTGCCCAATCTTCTATTTCTTTACGCGATAATTAAATCATAGCAATTTTTAATTTTATCAACGCTTGACTGATTCTTTTTAAAATTATAAAATTAAAAATTAGAAATTTTTCTTCTATGAATAAAAATATTTTTTCTGAAGCGGTCAAGATTATTCTTTTTCTTTTATCATTGCTTTTTCTTTATTTTATTCGTGATATTATTTTGATTTTTATTGTTTCTTTGATTATTGCTGCCATTTTTAATCCCTTAGTTGATTGGTTGGAGAAGAAAAAAATTTCACGCGGGGCAGCAACCATCCTTATTTATTTTATTTTTCTTTTTCTTCTGGTCGGCCTTTTAATTTTAATTGTCCCGAGTTTAACGAAAGATTTAGAATTTTTAGGAACAAAAATTTCTTCCTATTATTCAATCTTGAGGTCGTTGTTTGGTCGGGCTCAAGAAATTTTACCTAAAGACTTGTCTTTATTCTCGAGCTGGCAGACAGGTCTTTCTTCTTTAACGCGTGGTGTTTTTTCTTTACTTGGTGATGTGGCCAATGCGATTTTGGCTATTTTTTTGATACTTATTATCTCTTTTTATCTTGTCGTAGAAAAAGAGGCCATTGCCAAATTCTTTCTTTCTTTTATTCCGGAAAAACGTCATCAATTTGTTTCTCGTCTCATTTCTCTTTCGCAAAAGAATTTAAGTAATTGGGGTTGGGGAATGTTGATTTTAATGCTTTTTATCGGTGTCTTGACTTATCTTGGCCTTTTGATCCTTGAGGTTCGTTATGCTTTATTTTTCGCCATCATCGCTGGTTTGACCGAAGTTATTCCCCGAATCGGCCCTTTTCTTGGCGCTGTACCAGCCGTTGTTTTAACCTTTTTTCAAGCACCGATTAAAGCCATTTTTGTCGCTCTCCTTTATTTTCTCATTCAACAAATTGAAGGTTCAATTGTCGTCCCTC
The Patescibacteria group bacterium genome window above contains:
- a CDS encoding DUF2341 domain-containing protein, whose translation is MRKKIFKILLPGLVTLTLIFSFFEFNLHSFFLQAQEAMKIEVPIEMVDYGLASSREATLFNRTKIFLDPNDYQADSTNYFFEIVAINTDEREGRVVLVDSKKQPVAEITVPPQTNQPARFRTKEPFSLSQDEYLIILEGTSAENQLQVYAARIIIQQTNPQVTRIQIPLTSGPDDSYSFKETAIDQVESGNYIQPQPQFYHLWSYRSLDWVSLAESNPFTLEAVLAGDISAALFDQNNQIVSGSEISVSSQTPLLMQKDFTDLVDATYQLKIRGREGLIYRAALYLRLTNPIALEIYYRYQRMRQSQTAEIRSYQRVLYDASQFPEHQIYHEATGQGQNLMAVIYDHSQNESGTTNGNNIESSAINFNSSEKILMRTSPFSLTSGNRFIYSVLGESGDLILTSASIVIKIGQPKIDQTHYRWRNDNGGELGGNFEVVTLLPNGNGDEITWTPYPNTPNHYTLVADESDNSYVYKTIQTDLAIFRFGLKESNGSVSSFSVTLTGDYAEYSYQWSVKPSNGQPWTPSAINDLQIGVAYNILEEIPIPGKGEIPEEKEELEESFHIADLSLPTGVVIDYVKVFVRAKRVCRVGPEWPPTYNCTAFTAKMWAEVKYYPGATYKADEDTPVTNQVKNKNVRLRFSLKNTGSAPAVNYQYRLQVAPKGTASSCLEVPPENYTDVPTAGNCGSAVACMADSSYLDDGQATTWQLSGPGEDWTWADGKIVERPSNQTSQFTLETKSFTEFEYNFQFTNNAIGGATYCFRLSNAGEGLDNYNQIAAITLLQTLPSFRLRVSTPLNYKQPYNHSEPAKNFNDSASNVLYWNGSSWLVQNQQPIYLIGFSDGSFEGNPYDEENQTDNQINSSSIKIGQQFTVPAGAATQKVIQTSFYLKKTGNPPDLLLTLEKVGGSSVTKTISANTVSNQYAWVEAPAFDEAFNLEANATYRLYLSCAGCSANNYYQVKRLKTMSGINSLTYDGGIDSGLIYTTTGTFGNPINNEDTLFRLKEFAGFPTTGNYISAQTSTGSTATTYSHLDWKQEIPSGEVCPTDPVRFQIGTANLVSGSCPASPNAYSYYGPNGIGGPMWWYEENGVRWKKRRSITINNPSGQELKNYQILLTINTAELISAGELQSDCDDLRFTSLSGASLNYWLESGCNTSQTKIWVKIPYLPATPTSNTTKIYLYYGNANASSASNGDATFIFFDDFNGTSLDTSKWTEQKGGTTSLSVNNGQITFHHPAVQGNYIWIYSNNKFSYPVWQEVRWISFDISDATPRFGQSTTTNLRTNGNYYNNYSADVGFNSAYRIVGDNSNSGWTVSSTSVSGQRPEIWSFAWPATGSQIFRKNYSLLLTGSDNINTIADYYLYLGIAERTANQTAVADWVRVRKYVSVEPTQGGWGEVETYSPEDYYAGDLNTYCQNVTGGQFCSREICPDRLAGFQYRKKINLTGAQGAGNGYQVKLKIGKTSAAIGEDFDLNGNVQDSFNDIRFTDDDGVTLLNYWIESVADSGGTKLATVWVKVNDNLDNNQSIYIYYGNANTSSASNGEGTFVHFQDWNNSNGWTLSKSSVSNSELFLDPDGFQPAASARRTELLGAGYALRSRLDWADEGGPWKEQGFGWGDFDHSYEYGNHQVRNGIWVRCFYGSPYPTQFITKKDGIETYTQVTSFRTGGYNTVELRWPSNTRAEFSLNDDAPVVHTTNIPTGSYYQHHWYQYFGTAIQKVDWTLIRKYVYPEPAIQSIDAQEIVYPHQNQPCLRYRFLLLNCQNNSPKVKEVKVNYTP
- a CDS encoding four helix bundle protein, yielding MKKYDLEERTANFGEKVIKFCKNLKQDAISKPIISQLIRSSTSIGANYMEANAASSKRDFKNKIFICKKETQETKHWLRMLAQYFSERSSEIKNFGKRHKS
- a CDS encoding prepilin-type N-terminal cleavage/methylation domain-containing protein — protein: MIFKIQKFKIDSKLKIQNSELTNKGFTLIEILLYLAIVSVVLVVGTIFIWQVIEGGERANQLEELREASRFVLEKISQEVKKARNVLDPPSCQKFTNQTDCQSYWACLWQNNKCFVTCTRYNNQPDCENHNCIWSNGVCSGSEPKNLCPVDPENNKETCLTIAKPDGTMVKFYRQTYTNVKRIVQKTGNNEPVGLTSGLVDITSLKIANLSPDKGSGIIRIEMTLKHKNNPRLTFTAQSSISLRDN
- a CDS encoding AI-2E family transporter; its protein translation is MNKNIFSEAVKIILFLLSLLFLYFIRDIILIFIVSLIIAAIFNPLVDWLEKKKISRGAATILIYFIFLFLLVGLLILIVPSLTKDLEFLGTKISSYYSILRSLFGRAQEILPKDLSLFSSWQTGLSSLTRGVFSLLGDVANAILAIFLILIISFYLVVEKEAIAKFFLSFIPEKRHQFVSRLISLSQKNLSNWGWGMLILMLFIGVLTYLGLLILEVRYALFFAIIAGLTEVIPRIGPFLGAVPAVVLTFFQAPIKAIFVALLYFLIQQIEGSIVVPQVMKKAVGLNPIVVILVLLIGAKIGGILGAIIAVPVTAVIDIVIREYRELKKQESNLVHY